Proteins from a genomic interval of Pseudomonas anuradhapurensis:
- the accB gene encoding acetyl-CoA carboxylase biotin carboxyl carrier protein: protein MDIRKVKKLIELLEESGIDELEIKEGEESVRISRHSKTPAAQQYFAPAPVAAAPAAAPVAAAAAPAAEAAAAAPALKGTVIRSPMVGTFYRKPSPTSPNFAEVGQSVKKGDTLCIVEAMKMMNHIEADVGGVIDAILVEDGQPVEFDQPLFTIV from the coding sequence ATGGATATCCGTAAAGTCAAGAAACTGATCGAGCTGCTGGAAGAGTCTGGCATCGACGAGCTGGAAATCAAGGAAGGCGAAGAGTCGGTCCGTATCAGCCGCCACAGCAAGACCCCTGCTGCCCAGCAGTACTTCGCACCGGCCCCGGTAGCCGCTGCGCCTGCCGCTGCCCCGGTTGCCGCTGCTGCTGCCCCGGCCGCCGAAGCCGCTGCCGCTGCGCCAGCCCTGAAAGGCACCGTGATCCGCTCGCCGATGGTCGGTACCTTCTACCGCAAGCCTTCGCCAACCTCGCCGAACTTCGCTGAAGTGGGCCAGAGCGTGAAGAAAGGCGACACCCTGTGCATCGTCGAAGCCATGAAGATGATGAACCACATCGAAGCCGATGTTGGCGGTGTCATCGACGCCATCCTGGTAGAAGACGGCCAGCCGGTTGAGTTCGACCAGCCGCTGTTCACCATCGTTTGA
- a CDS encoding protein-disulfide reductase DsbD, producing the protein MRRLFFLLFLLLASPAFATGLLDNRPSATLGAASLSNNADFLPVHEAFRLNLIQADAQTIKLRFVATDGYYLYRHRFQFRTEPADVALGTPNIPKGEAKHDEFFGDVEVYHGVLDIELPRNDPRAFTLLVGYQGCADKGLCYPPETARLSIDGEAGANTPASTEHGWSWKSLLLFFLAGVGLTFTPCVLPMLPILSGVVLRGQAGGLRGLALSLAYVLPMAASFAVLGALMGLFGAGLNLQARLQSAWVLVPFALFFVVFALAMFGLFELKLPQALNQRLNNVANHTRGGSLLGAAILGVLSSLLVSPCVSAPLAGALLYISASGDALGGALKLFALGLGMGAPLLLVATGGAAWLPKSGPWLNTVKNAIGVLLLGLAIGLLSRVLPGPLTLLLVGFLAAGVALFLGALEFVVKSPRQRLAQLLGLALLVYAVACWYGALSGQGDPLRPLPPPALASAGGKPAAAADSWHTVTTPAALDAALAEAKTAGQPVLLDWYADWCISCKVIEREVLTAPQVQAQLAGFKLLRFDITASNAEQRALLDRYQLFGPPALLFFAANGSEINADRVIGELNASEFAQILTRVRGKVGL; encoded by the coding sequence ATGCGCCGCCTGTTTTTCCTGCTGTTCCTGCTGCTGGCCAGCCCCGCCTTCGCCACGGGCCTGCTCGACAACCGCCCCAGCGCCACCCTCGGCGCCGCTTCGTTGTCCAACAACGCCGACTTCCTGCCGGTACACGAAGCGTTCAGGCTCAACCTGATCCAGGCCGATGCGCAAACCATCAAGCTGCGCTTCGTCGCCACCGATGGCTATTACCTCTACCGCCACCGCTTCCAGTTCCGTACGGAACCGGCCGACGTTGCCCTGGGTACGCCGAATATCCCCAAGGGCGAGGCCAAGCACGATGAATTCTTCGGCGATGTCGAGGTATACCATGGCGTGCTCGACATCGAACTACCGCGCAACGACCCGCGCGCCTTCACCTTGCTGGTGGGCTACCAGGGTTGTGCCGACAAAGGCCTGTGCTACCCACCGGAAACCGCACGCCTGAGCATCGATGGCGAAGCCGGCGCGAACACACCGGCCAGCACCGAGCATGGCTGGAGCTGGAAGTCGCTGCTGCTGTTCTTCCTTGCCGGGGTCGGCCTCACCTTCACCCCTTGCGTGCTGCCAATGTTGCCGATCCTCTCCGGCGTGGTGCTGCGCGGCCAGGCCGGCGGCCTGCGCGGCCTGGCCCTGTCACTGGCCTACGTGCTGCCGATGGCGGCCAGCTTTGCCGTCCTCGGCGCCCTGATGGGCCTGTTCGGCGCCGGCCTGAACCTGCAGGCACGCCTGCAATCGGCCTGGGTGCTGGTGCCCTTCGCACTGTTCTTCGTGGTGTTCGCCCTGGCCATGTTCGGCCTGTTCGAACTGAAGCTGCCGCAGGCCCTCAATCAGCGCCTGAATAATGTCGCCAATCACACCCGGGGTGGCTCGCTGCTGGGCGCGGCGATACTGGGCGTGCTTTCCAGCCTGCTGGTTTCGCCGTGTGTTTCAGCGCCGCTGGCCGGTGCGTTGCTGTACATCAGCGCCAGTGGTGATGCCCTGGGCGGCGCCCTCAAGCTGTTTGCCCTGGGCCTGGGCATGGGCGCACCGCTGCTGCTGGTGGCCACCGGCGGCGCGGCCTGGCTGCCGAAAAGCGGCCCCTGGCTGAACACGGTGAAAAATGCCATCGGCGTGCTGCTGCTGGGCCTGGCCATCGGCCTGCTCAGCCGAGTGCTGCCGGGCCCGCTGACCTTGCTGCTGGTCGGTTTCCTGGCCGCCGGGGTGGCGCTGTTCCTGGGCGCCCTGGAGTTCGTGGTCAAGTCCCCGCGCCAGCGCCTGGCGCAACTGCTCGGCCTGGCTTTGCTGGTGTATGCCGTGGCCTGCTGGTACGGCGCGCTCAGTGGCCAGGGCGACCCGCTGCGCCCGCTGCCACCGCCGGCCCTTGCCAGTGCTGGCGGCAAACCGGCGGCTGCCGCGGATAGCTGGCACACCGTGACCACCCCGGCTGCACTGGACGCCGCCCTGGCCGAGGCCAAGACCGCCGGCCAACCGGTACTGCTGGACTGGTATGCCGACTGGTGCATCAGTTGCAAGGTGATCGAGCGCGAAGTGCTGACCGCGCCGCAGGTACAAGCACAACTGGCCGGCTTCAAGCTGCTGCGTTTCGACATAACCGCCAGCAATGCCGAACAACGCGCGCTGCTCGACCGCTACCAACTGTTCGGCCCCCCTGCCCTGTTGTTCTTCGCCGCGAACGGCAGCGAAATCAACGCTGATCGGGTCATTGGCGAGCTAAACGCCAGTGAATTTGCGCAAATTCTTACACGCGTACGCGGCAAAGTCGGTCTATAA
- a CDS encoding methyl-accepting chemotaxis protein yields the protein MRLKWLTNFNTLLLVTVCIALGATLWWSQRALERPYQLMEHYLGLSQQFQHQAAGNIQAYLASGDALRHAAAMEANQQLQAALAEWPAELADQLRPSLDSLQAFTAEELLAAGKLAGDPQALLLQAERELGANFEQLADYVRDSASADANRYLQPLLEATVHLGRLSLARDKLVSSSRPELADEVERELQRIRAQAQIIDSLPLLGVTRAAESGADDFAAMMGLETQASAQQEDIAIGLKRELQSLLSRYPAELQRTRDQIERRAALAASTGQRLQAVQQAIAALEPEVRSQHAKIAAEVRIIQGLMIALILLIALLVDTLQRCLARTLTGLAPALSRWAEGDFAKPITLGKTNRELHDIQDSLNRLRQYLVELVGTIRHNAEQVAGSSHALAGMSAALHDGAERQAGDTGQIRDALGELEATIQQVAGDASAAADASRDAGRAVEQGQTVIGQSLSGLRALVDEVQGNARMIEQLAEESATIGGVLTVIRSIAEQTNLLALNAAIEAARAGEMGRGFAVVADEVRSLAQRTTGATGEIQALIDRLQQAARGSVAGMRAQLEHAEATASQAQAADGALDQIVSAIRTIADTAVRIADVTAQQSGAVSEIRDHSQRIHALGEDNLQRIGEGREQGEQLLSLGGELNRAVRAFRV from the coding sequence ATGCGCCTGAAGTGGCTGACCAATTTCAACACCCTGTTGCTGGTAACCGTGTGTATCGCCCTGGGCGCCACCCTGTGGTGGTCGCAGCGGGCCCTGGAGCGCCCCTATCAATTGATGGAGCACTACCTGGGCCTGTCCCAGCAGTTCCAGCACCAGGCTGCAGGCAACATCCAGGCCTACCTGGCCAGCGGCGATGCCCTGCGCCACGCAGCGGCCATGGAGGCCAACCAGCAACTGCAAGCGGCGTTGGCCGAATGGCCCGCCGAACTGGCTGACCAGCTACGCCCCAGCCTGGACAGCCTGCAGGCCTTCACCGCCGAGGAACTGCTGGCTGCCGGCAAGCTGGCCGGCGACCCGCAGGCGCTGTTGCTGCAGGCCGAGCGGGAGCTGGGGGCCAACTTCGAACAGCTGGCTGATTACGTGCGTGACAGCGCCAGCGCCGACGCCAACCGCTACCTGCAGCCCCTGCTGGAGGCCACCGTGCACCTCGGTCGCCTTTCGCTGGCACGGGACAAGCTGGTCAGCAGCAGTCGCCCGGAACTGGCCGACGAAGTCGAGCGCGAGCTGCAGCGGATTCGCGCCCAGGCCCAGATCATCGACAGCCTGCCACTGCTTGGGGTAACTCGTGCTGCCGAATCCGGCGCCGACGACTTTGCGGCCATGATGGGCCTGGAGACCCAGGCCAGCGCCCAGCAGGAAGACATCGCAATTGGCCTGAAACGTGAGCTGCAAAGCCTGCTCAGCCGCTACCCGGCCGAGCTGCAGCGCACCCGCGACCAGATCGAGCGCCGAGCAGCCCTGGCCGCCAGCACCGGCCAGCGTCTGCAAGCGGTGCAGCAGGCCATCGCCGCGCTGGAGCCAGAAGTACGCAGCCAGCACGCGAAAATCGCCGCCGAAGTACGCATCATCCAGGGCCTGATGATTGCCCTGATCCTACTCATCGCCCTGCTGGTCGACACCTTGCAACGGTGCCTGGCACGCACCCTGACCGGCCTGGCCCCGGCCCTGTCGCGCTGGGCCGAAGGCGACTTCGCCAAGCCCATCACGCTGGGCAAGACCAACCGCGAACTGCACGACATCCAGGATTCGCTCAACCGCCTGCGCCAGTACCTGGTGGAGCTGGTCGGCACCATCCGCCACAACGCCGAACAGGTGGCCGGCAGCAGCCATGCCCTTGCCGGCATGAGTGCCGCGTTGCATGACGGTGCCGAACGCCAGGCGGGTGACACCGGGCAGATTCGCGATGCCCTGGGTGAACTGGAAGCGACCATCCAGCAGGTGGCCGGTGACGCCAGCGCCGCCGCCGACGCCAGCCGCGATGCCGGCCGCGCAGTGGAACAGGGCCAGACGGTGATTGGCCAGAGCCTGTCGGGCTTGCGCGCACTGGTCGATGAAGTGCAAGGCAACGCCCGCATGATCGAGCAACTGGCGGAAGAGTCGGCCACCATTGGTGGCGTACTGACAGTGATCCGCTCGATTGCCGAACAGACCAACCTGCTGGCATTGAATGCCGCGATCGAAGCCGCGCGTGCCGGCGAGATGGGCCGTGGTTTTGCCGTGGTGGCCGATGAGGTGCGTTCGCTGGCGCAGCGCACCACCGGGGCAACTGGCGAAATCCAGGCACTGATCGACCGCCTGCAGCAGGCCGCCAGAGGCTCGGTGGCCGGCATGCGTGCGCAGCTCGAACATGCCGAGGCCACCGCCAGCCAGGCCCAGGCCGCAGACGGGGCGCTGGACCAGATCGTCAGTGCCATCCGCACCATCGCGGATACTGCGGTGCGGATTGCCGACGTCACGGCGCAGCAGAGTGGCGCGGTAAGTGAAATTCGCGACCACAGCCAACGCATTCATGCGCTAGGCGAGGACAACCTGCAACGCATTGGCGAGGGGCGTGAGCAAGGCGAGCAATTGCTGAGCCTGGGCGGTGAGCTGAACCGGGCGGTGCGGGCCTTCAGAGTCTAG
- a CDS encoding diguanylate cyclase, giving the protein MSQAVEPSPQCPAQQLTRSGLRKDDPLGQLLPSPIRKPVYILLQDHERAQRLAQQLEFFGLVVQALASTSAFHASIAEYPPSAIIMDVDFNGAGQGLLLAAQVQQGLARHIPLLFFSHHETDTPTRLAAVRAGAQDFLTGTLEASSLLEKVERLTNATPHDPLRVLIIDDSRTQALHTEKVLSSAGMLTRSLTDPIRTMAELADFQPDLIILDLYMPACTGPELAKVIRHSDRYVSVPIIYLSAEDDLDKQLDAMSEGGDDFLTKPFRSRQLITTVRNRAARARHLKARMVRDSLTGLYNHTHILQLLEDCSFRARREQQPLSFAMLDIDHFKKINDRHGHPMGDRVIKSLALFLKQRLRKTDFIGRYGGEEFAIVMPNTALHAAHKVLDEIRRRFAEILYPAQPQDLRCTFSAGVVQLDDGLDALTMASAADEALYRAKHAGRNCVVRVEP; this is encoded by the coding sequence ATGAGCCAAGCAGTCGAGCCGAGCCCGCAGTGCCCCGCCCAACAGCTGACGCGTAGCGGCCTGCGCAAGGACGACCCGCTCGGCCAGTTGCTGCCATCGCCCATCCGCAAGCCGGTGTACATCCTGCTGCAGGACCACGAACGTGCCCAGCGCCTGGCCCAGCAACTGGAATTCTTTGGCCTGGTGGTGCAGGCGCTGGCCAGCACGTCGGCATTCCACGCCTCGATCGCCGAATACCCTCCCTCGGCCATCATCATGGATGTCGATTTCAACGGCGCCGGCCAAGGCCTGCTGCTGGCGGCCCAGGTCCAGCAGGGGCTGGCCCGCCACATTCCGCTGCTGTTCTTCAGCCACCACGAAACCGATACCCCGACGCGCCTGGCCGCGGTGCGCGCCGGGGCCCAGGACTTTCTCACCGGTACCCTGGAAGCCTCCAGCCTGCTGGAAAAGGTCGAGCGGCTGACCAACGCTACCCCGCACGACCCGTTGCGCGTGCTGATCATCGACGATTCGCGCACCCAGGCATTGCACACCGAGAAGGTGCTGAGCAGTGCCGGCATGCTCACCCGCAGCCTGACCGACCCCATCCGCACCATGGCCGAACTGGCCGACTTCCAGCCCGACCTGATCATCCTCGACCTGTACATGCCCGCCTGCACCGGCCCCGAGCTGGCCAAGGTCATCCGCCACAGCGACCGCTACGTGAGCGTGCCGATCATCTACCTGTCTGCCGAGGATGACCTGGACAAGCAGCTGGATGCCATGAGTGAAGGCGGTGATGATTTCCTGACCAAGCCGTTTCGCTCACGCCAGCTGATCACCACGGTGCGCAACCGGGCCGCCCGTGCCAGGCACCTGAAGGCGCGCATGGTGCGCGACAGCCTGACCGGGCTGTACAACCACACGCATATCCTGCAACTGCTTGAAGATTGCAGCTTCCGCGCCCGGCGCGAGCAGCAACCGTTGAGCTTCGCCATGCTCGACATCGACCACTTCAAGAAGATCAACGATCGCCACGGCCACCCGATGGGCGACCGCGTGATCAAGAGCCTGGCGCTGTTTCTCAAGCAGCGCTTGCGCAAGACCGACTTCATTGGCCGCTATGGTGGCGAAGAGTTCGCCATCGTCATGCCCAATACCGCGCTGCACGCGGCGCACAAGGTGCTGGACGAAATCCGCCGGCGCTTTGCCGAAATTCTCTACCCGGCCCAGCCGCAGGATCTACGCTGCACCTTCAGTGCCGGGGTGGTGCAGCTGGACGACGGGCTGGATGCACTGACCATGGCCAGTGCGGCAGACGAGGCGCTGTACCGGGCCAAGCATGCCGGGCGTAATTGCGTGGTGCGGGTAGAGCCCTGA
- the accC gene encoding acetyl-CoA carboxylase biotin carboxylase subunit, with protein MSGKLEKVLIANRGEIALRILRACKELGIKTVAVHSTADRELMHLGLADESVCIGPASSKDSYLHIPAIIAAAEVTGATAIHPGYGFLAENADFAEQVEKSGFAFIGPKADTIRLMGDKVSAKDAMIKSGVPTVPGSDGPLPEDEEVALAIARDVGYPVIIKAAGGGGGRGMRVVHKEEDLIASAKLTRTEAGAAFGNPMVYLEKFLTNPRHVEVQVLSDGQGNAVHLGDRDCSLQRRHQKVLEEAPAPGIDEKARQEVFKRCVDACIEIGYRGAGTFEFLYENGRFYFIEMNTRVQVEHPVSEMVTGIDIVKEMLSIAAGNKLSFRQEDVVIRGHALECRINAEDPKKFIPSPGKVKHFHAPGGNGVRVDSHLYSGYSVPPNYDSLIGKLITYGKDRDEAMARMRNALDEIVVDGIKTNIPLHRDLVRDEGFCKGGVNIHYLEHKLANQE; from the coding sequence ATGTCTGGGAAGCTCGAAAAAGTCCTGATCGCCAACCGCGGGGAAATTGCCCTGCGGATCCTGCGTGCCTGCAAAGAGCTGGGTATCAAGACCGTCGCCGTGCACTCCACTGCCGACCGTGAACTGATGCACCTGGGCCTGGCAGACGAGTCGGTCTGCATCGGCCCTGCATCGTCCAAGGATTCCTACCTGCATATCCCGGCGATCATCGCTGCTGCCGAAGTCACCGGCGCCACCGCGATCCACCCGGGCTACGGCTTCCTGGCGGAAAACGCCGACTTCGCCGAGCAGGTGGAAAAATCCGGTTTCGCCTTCATCGGCCCGAAAGCCGACACCATTCGCCTGATGGGCGACAAGGTTTCGGCCAAGGACGCGATGATCAAGTCGGGCGTACCGACCGTACCGGGCTCCGATGGCCCGCTGCCGGAAGACGAAGAAGTCGCCCTGGCCATTGCCCGAGACGTCGGCTACCCGGTGATCATCAAGGCCGCCGGTGGCGGTGGTGGTCGCGGCATGCGCGTGGTGCACAAGGAAGAGGACCTGATCGCCTCGGCCAAGCTCACCCGTACCGAAGCCGGTGCTGCCTTCGGCAACCCGATGGTCTACCTGGAGAAGTTCCTGACCAACCCACGTCACGTGGAAGTGCAGGTACTGTCCGACGGCCAGGGCAACGCCGTGCACCTGGGCGACCGTGACTGCTCGCTGCAGCGCCGTCACCAGAAGGTACTGGAAGAAGCGCCAGCCCCGGGCATCGACGAGAAAGCCCGTCAGGAAGTGTTCAAGCGCTGTGTCGATGCGTGCATCGAGATCGGCTACCGTGGTGCGGGTACCTTCGAGTTCCTGTACGAGAACGGCCGCTTCTACTTCATCGAGATGAACACCCGTGTGCAGGTTGAGCACCCGGTGTCGGAGATGGTGACCGGTATCGACATCGTCAAGGAGATGCTGAGCATCGCCGCTGGCAACAAGCTGTCGTTCCGCCAGGAAGACGTGGTTATTCGTGGCCACGCGCTGGAATGCCGTATCAACGCCGAAGACCCGAAGAAGTTCATCCCGAGCCCTGGCAAGGTGAAGCACTTCCACGCCCCGGGTGGCAACGGCGTGCGCGTCGACTCGCACCTGTACAGCGGTTACTCGGTTCCACCGAACTACGACTCGCTGATCGGCAAGCTGATCACCTACGGCAAGGACCGCGACGAAGCCATGGCGCGCATGCGCAATGCCCTGGACGAGATCGTCGTCGACGGCATCAAGACCAACATCCCGCTGCACCGCGACCTGGTGCGTGATGAAGGTTTCTGCAAAGGCGGCGTCAACATTCACTACCTCGAGCACAAACTGGCCAACCAGGAGTGA
- a CDS encoding DUF2333 family protein, with amino-acid sequence MLDWKNREAQAEPRERVDGRGAAARSYLGGLWSRALGTLIGLYLLVCIGLGWYWSQEPALFPVQQNAQAAAERAGQQMVVGYTTVETLKTVAGTLLNKPGGYISNDRFPPGLWMDNMPSWEYGVLVQVRDLSRALRKDFARSQSQSTEDADLAKAEPRFNFDNKSWILPSSESEFEEGIKSLSRYQTRLAAGDKGAIFYTRADNLNNWLGDVATRLGSLSQRLSASVGRVKLNTTLKTESVVAGQAPQVDEELVETPWLQIDNVFYEARGQAWALSHLLRAIEVDFADVLAKKNATVSVRQIIRELEASQEALWSPMVLNGSGFGMWANHSLVMANYISRANAAVIDLRQLLSQG; translated from the coding sequence ATGCTGGACTGGAAAAACCGCGAGGCCCAAGCCGAGCCCCGTGAGCGCGTCGATGGCCGTGGCGCCGCCGCCCGTAGCTACCTTGGCGGCCTCTGGAGCCGTGCACTGGGCACCCTCATCGGGTTGTACCTGCTGGTGTGTATCGGCCTGGGCTGGTACTGGAGCCAGGAGCCGGCCCTGTTCCCGGTGCAGCAGAACGCCCAGGCTGCAGCCGAGCGCGCTGGCCAGCAGATGGTGGTGGGCTACACCACCGTCGAAACCCTCAAGACCGTGGCTGGCACCTTGTTGAACAAGCCGGGTGGCTACATTTCCAACGACCGCTTCCCGCCAGGGTTGTGGATGGACAACATGCCCAGCTGGGAGTACGGCGTGCTGGTCCAGGTGCGCGATCTGTCCCGTGCCCTGCGCAAGGACTTCGCCCGCTCGCAATCGCAGTCCACTGAAGACGCCGACCTGGCCAAGGCCGAGCCGCGCTTCAACTTCGACAACAAGAGCTGGATCCTGCCATCGAGCGAATCGGAGTTCGAAGAGGGCATCAAGTCGCTGAGCCGCTACCAGACCCGTCTGGCGGCTGGCGACAAGGGCGCGATCTTCTATACCCGTGCCGACAACCTGAACAACTGGCTGGGTGACGTGGCCACCCGCCTGGGCTCGCTGTCGCAGCGCCTGTCGGCCAGCGTTGGCCGGGTCAAGCTCAACACCACGCTGAAGACCGAGTCGGTGGTTGCCGGCCAGGCGCCGCAGGTGGATGAAGAACTGGTGGAAACCCCGTGGTTGCAGATCGACAACGTGTTCTACGAAGCCCGTGGCCAGGCCTGGGCGCTGTCGCACCTGCTGCGCGCGATCGAGGTGGACTTCGCCGACGTGCTGGCGAAGAAGAACGCCACGGTCAGCGTGCGGCAGATCATCCGTGAGCTGGAAGCCTCGCAGGAAGCCTTGTGGAGCCCGATGGTGCTCAATGGCAGCGGCTTTGGCATGTGGGCCAACCACTCGCTGGTCATGGCCAACTACATTTCCCGGGCCAACGCCGCAGTGATCGACCTGCGTCAGCTGCTGTCGCAGGGTTGA
- the aroQ gene encoding type II 3-dehydroquinate dehydratase, with translation MATLLVLHGPNLNLLGTREPGHYGAVTLAQINQDLEQRARAAGHHLQYLQSNAEYELIDRIHAARNEGVDFILINPAAFTHTSVALRDALLAVSIPFIEVHLSNVHKREPFRHHSYFSDVAVGVICGLGASGYRLALESALEQLAANAQPK, from the coding sequence ATGGCAACGCTACTGGTGCTCCACGGCCCCAACCTCAACCTGCTCGGTACCCGCGAGCCTGGCCATTACGGCGCCGTGACCCTGGCCCAGATCAACCAGGACCTGGAGCAACGTGCCCGCGCCGCAGGCCACCATCTGCAATACCTGCAGAGCAACGCTGAGTACGAACTGATCGACCGTATTCACGCCGCACGCAACGAGGGTGTGGACTTCATCCTGATCAATCCGGCTGCTTTCACGCACACAAGCGTTGCATTACGTGACGCGTTGCTTGCGGTGAGCATCCCATTCATCGAAGTGCACCTGTCCAACGTGCACAAACGCGAACCGTTCCGCCATCACTCCTACTTTTCCGATGTTGCCGTAGGGGTGATCTGCGGCCTGGGCGCCAGCGGTTACCGCCTGGCCCTGGAGTCCGCGCTGGAACAACTGGCTGCCAACGCACAGCCCAAATGA
- a CDS encoding sigma-54-dependent Fis family transcriptional regulator translates to MLAANSRAHVDCVSRVLKNADRLPQAPVPPLILDSWRRSMELYRLDPASQQGPRILSQSLLNECRERAELFLRIASDAVARLHERVRGADYCVLLTDAQGRTIDYRVESAIRNDCRKAGLYLGTCWSEGEEGTCGVAAVLTSKAPVTVHKRDHFRAAFIGLTCTAAPVFDPLGELLGVVDVSALQSPDDRRSQHLIRQLVEQTAREIENAFFMHSAQGHWVMRAHGTPGYVESQPDYLLAWDADGRLQAINSLARQRLVERLGRLPEHIGELFDIDQLRRVNGASAQRLPGLGGLYGRVSAPQQRQRAQPLRQAQDARIEQHLRLATRVKDCNLAVLVQGETGAGKEVFARQLHQQSLRRDGPFVTLNCAAIPESLIESELFGYVAGAFTGASSKGMQGLLQQADGGTLFLDEIGDMPVNLQTRLLRVLAEGEVAPLGAARRERVDIQVICATHRDLAAMVKEGRFREDLYFRLANARFELPPLREREDRLGLIHQLLAEEAAACGVEVVLADDALQALLLYRWPGNLRQLRQVLRYACAVSEGGQVQLQDLPQEVRGDAVACADSVVSCPARQLLLDALIRHRWKPADAARALGISRATLYRRVHEHHIEMPRMKG, encoded by the coding sequence ATGCTTGCCGCGAACTCCCGAGCCCATGTCGATTGCGTCAGCCGGGTGCTGAAGAATGCCGATCGCCTGCCGCAGGCGCCGGTGCCACCGCTGATCCTCGATTCCTGGCGCCGTTCCATGGAGCTGTACCGTCTCGACCCCGCTTCCCAGCAGGGGCCGCGTATTCTCTCCCAGAGCCTACTCAACGAATGCCGCGAACGGGCCGAGCTGTTCCTGCGCATCGCCAGCGATGCCGTTGCGCGCCTGCATGAGCGGGTGCGCGGGGCCGATTATTGCGTACTGCTCACCGACGCCCAGGGGCGCACCATCGACTACCGGGTCGAGTCGGCCATCCGCAACGACTGCCGCAAGGCCGGGTTGTACCTGGGCACTTGCTGGTCCGAGGGTGAGGAGGGCACTTGCGGGGTGGCCGCGGTGCTCACCAGCAAGGCGCCGGTCACGGTGCACAAGCGTGACCATTTCCGCGCTGCGTTTATCGGCCTCACCTGCACCGCGGCGCCGGTGTTCGACCCGCTGGGCGAGCTGCTGGGCGTGGTCGACGTGTCGGCCTTGCAGTCACCGGACGACCGCCGCAGCCAGCACCTGATCCGCCAGCTGGTCGAGCAGACCGCGCGCGAGATCGAAAACGCCTTCTTCATGCACAGTGCCCAGGGCCATTGGGTGATGCGCGCCCATGGCACGCCGGGCTATGTGGAAAGCCAGCCCGACTACCTGCTGGCCTGGGATGCCGATGGCCGCCTGCAGGCCATCAACAGCCTGGCGCGGCAGCGCCTGGTGGAGCGCCTGGGGCGGTTGCCCGAGCACATTGGCGAGTTGTTCGACATCGACCAGTTGCGCCGGGTCAATGGCGCATCGGCCCAGCGTTTGCCAGGCCTGGGCGGGCTGTATGGCCGGGTCAGTGCACCACAGCAGCGCCAGCGCGCGCAGCCCTTGCGCCAGGCCCAGGACGCCCGCATCGAGCAGCACCTGCGGCTGGCCACGCGGGTCAAGGACTGCAACCTGGCGGTGCTGGTGCAGGGCGAGACCGGGGCCGGCAAAGAGGTGTTCGCCCGCCAGTTGCACCAGCAGAGCCTGCGCCGTGACGGACCGTTCGTCACCCTCAACTGCGCGGCCATTCCGGAAAGCCTGATCGAGAGCGAACTGTTCGGTTATGTCGCCGGGGCGTTCACCGGGGCCTCCAGCAAAGGCATGCAGGGCCTGTTGCAGCAGGCTGACGGCGGCACGTTGTTCCTCGACGAGATTGGCGACATGCCAGTCAACCTGCAGACCCGCCTGTTGCGCGTGCTGGCCGAAGGCGAAGTGGCACCGCTGGGCGCTGCGCGGCGGGAGCGGGTGGACATCCAGGTGATCTGCGCGACCCATCGCGACCTGGCGGCGATGGTCAAGGAGGGGCGTTTCCGTGAGGACCTCTACTTCCGCCTGGCCAATGCCCGCTTCGAGTTGCCACCGTTGCGTGAGCGCGAGGACCGGCTGGGGCTGATTCACCAGTTGCTGGCCGAGGAAGCCGCGGCCTGTGGAGTCGAGGTGGTGCTGGCGGATGATGCGCTACAGGCGCTGTTGCTGTACCGCTGGCCGGGTAACCTGCGCCAGCTGCGGCAGGTGCTGCGTTATGCCTGTGCAGTGAGCGAAGGCGGGCAGGTGCAACTGCAGGATTTGCCACAGGAGGTGCGGGGCGATGCGGTCGCCTGCGCTGACAGCGTGGTGTCCTGTCCGGCCCGGCAGCTGTTGCTGGATGCGCTGATCCGCCATCGCTGGAAGCCGGCCGATGCGGCGCGGGCTTTGGGGATTTCGCGGGCGACCTTGTACCGGCGGGTGCATGAACATCACATCGAGATGCCGCGAATGAAAGGCTAA